TCTTATATCCGTGACCCCTgtaactgttttctttttaaaagcgtTCCATACCTTGAAGAAATAAAGCTCTTGGAATGTGGTGCTGGAAAAGCAATAGATGACAGGGTCCATCACACAGCTCATGTATGTCAGGCTCATAGTGATGTAGAAGGTGTCATCCCACACTTTGAAGCTCTGACACTCCTTATGGTATGAGATTCTCTTGATCCAAATCACAATACTGGTAAGACTACTTGGCAGGAAGCACAGGAGGAAGACTATGATTACCACAATAGTTAGCCGGATAGCCTTCTGAATGCGACCTTGCTTGCTGAGTTCTCTTTTTTGGAGTTTTCGAACAAAATGGCAGGTACAGTACAGCACAATGCAAAGTGGAAGGAAGATCTCCAGCAGAAACAGGCTGCAATGCCACAAACTATGCGAGTCAAAGGAGAGAGAGATGGCAAAGCTTTCACAATGATTCACTCCTGTGTCGTTCTTAAGCTTAGGTTTCACTAGGATATAGGCTGTCATGGAGGTGGCTATCAGCCAAAGAATGCAGGATGTACAGATAGTCTTGGCAACAGATGGGGCACTCAGCCGGCTGTATGGGTGAACCACCTTAAAGTAACGGTCCAGAGCCACAGCAGTTAAGAAAAAGATACTCCCAGTGCGGTTCATTGCTAGCATGAACAGGTTGATCCTGCAAAATTCATCACCAAGGGTCCAGTTCTTATGCTGCAGGTAGTACTTGGTTCGGAAAGGCAAGGCAAGCAGTAGCAGAAAATCGGCCAGCACCAGGTTGAACAGCAATATGATACTGCTATTCCAAGTcttaatgtgaaaacaaaaaatccaGAGAGCAATCCCATTGCACAGACCTCCTACTACAAACTCAATGAGGAGTATCGGAGGAAGGATGGGTAGCAGAGTGTCTCCGTCGAACAGGCACCAGTCATCCATAGCTGAAGACCTTGTTGAAATgacttttttaaatttgatactTCACACTTTTCCAGCACTACTTTGACCAGTTTCAATCGTCTTATACCCAAGATAAAGAGCAAGGATGCTGATCAGAAAATCTCTTTGTTCATCTCTTGTGTACAGATGAAATCAGAAAATGTGTAGAGAGCATGAAAGAATGATGAAGTCTTTTGAGTTGTTTATGACTGATATGCCTGTGTGGCATGGAAACCAGTGTTTATCAAGAAATTAAGTCACTTTCAGATTAGTGCTGATGGTGTGAAGATTTTCTGTGAAATACTGCTATTGAGTCATTCAGGAACTCATGATTGAGGAAGGtaacaaacttattttatttttgttatttattgggCATctcctttttttaacattttttttagcaatgctacttaaataacaaaacaaaatacaggaaATTGCCTAATCTAATTCAGGGACAAGGGTGCTGCAGCCTGTCCTGGCAACACTGGGTGCATAATGTCAGTCCATTGGAAGGCCCACACACACTGGGAATCTGCAGTTGACATTACTGCACAACTTTGGTGACCCACTCAGACATAAAACAAATTTACATATCCCACATCAACCACGAATGGATGCAAAATTTTCTTCCAGGTTTATACTACTGCAAACCCATGTTGCCTTCGAATTAAATTTATTGCTTTAGATCTTCAGTTTATTACTGCACTCTGACAAAAGTGCCTGTGCTAGCACAGACATTATAACTACACCATGGTGTACAGTGCACTGAAAAGATGTCACATATGGCATTGAACAGTGGATGGTGTTAGAAAGGCTAGTCTTAAATGCACAGCACAGAGAGCAGACAAATTGGAATCTTCAGTAAGAGACTTAGCTGGTCTTGGTAGGGTTCAATTCCATTTTTGGGCGCTGTACATCAGTTGTTACTCACACCTGTCATTCTCGCCCCTAATGAGAACAATAAAAGCAGGCACTACGCTCAAAGGCTGCTTCTGGTCAAAAGACCTTTTTTAATTGAAGGGACAGCACATAGAAGATAAGAATGAAAGGGTTTTTCAGGTCTTACAAAGGAGAGAAAGAGGAGCCACCAAAGTTTGCAGCAAAGGGGTGCAGTGATGTCAAAGTCAGACATAAAACCAAGACGTATGTTATATTGGAGGCCGTAATTGAGAAAGTAATTGAAATGAAAACTTGAGACCATTCCGCCCCCACAACAGCCCCAAGGACACACCTGTGcgacttttttgtttcttattcctTTTTCCTCTTTTGTCACTTTATCCCTGAAATCAACCTTGTGGTTTTcattattatataatacattactCGTCCGCTATAGTCGTACCTATATCAACAGAAAATAAACTGGAGAAGTTCTTAAACTTTCAAATCTGAGGTCCGAAAAGAGAAATTACTGGGACCCAGGAGGCGGATTATTGGTGACAGACAAAAATGTCCACACCCACACATACAAAGGTTTTTACTCTCATTCATGCAAgtttctcacatgaatattaataaaaaaattgtgaaatgcaAACATGTTGTTAATAAGATAGTTAAAAATAATTGATCCCTTACGTATATTACTGCTTAATCTAAGCGTTAGTAAAACAGAGGAAAGTAAATTATGTATTATCGGGTGAGGTGCAAGGatgtcatgattttttttctcgGAGCTTCACAATTAACAATACATTCTTTTAAATGAGTTCACAGATTGTTCAGTATATTCGTTTTAAACAAACTGATAAACTTGAAAAAATATGTgacatttatatattatgtaGATGACATGgtaaatcaagataaaaaaaattgacagcGCACGTTAATATGCGTATATCTGTATATTAAATCACTAATTGCAACACACCGAAAACTAACACATCCTTGTGCTGCACCCATTGTTTTTCGTTTTGACGTTTCAAACTAGCGCCGCGGTCATTAACATATGCTCCTTTCTTGTTTTAAATCGTTTAACAGCTTGTGATAAGGATGGTGTTGATGTGGATATTTGTTTTCGTGCCATAGAAACAAAAGAACTGCATGATATAGCAATGGCATGGTTTACTGCCTGCATATCAGATTGCATATTATACCGCAATAAATAGTTCACTAAATTGAGAATGGTGTATCACTCGCCACACAATTGGCACTTGCACGAATTCAGAAATTTTTACTAAACAGTCATTTGCTGTCCCATCACAAACGTGTCTACAACCCGtttaagaaaaactgcaaaatagCACTGGGAAAATGAACAAACGCAATGCAGAAACTTTTCGGAATATATGGAAAGCTATAACAGACACAGCGGCCGATAGCAATTCATACCAAAGCACAattatcaaaacaaaagaaaaaaaaagacttaagtTATCAAGTGCCCTGTAATCAGTCTTTTCTTTTGGCTGGGACAGTTTAGGGTTTGTAACAGttgattatctttttccatatcttcctgtccttggcATAttgctctgttacccccatcacctgcatgtcctctctcatcccATCCATaatcctcctcttaggcctttctcttttcctcttatcTGGCAGCTCTCTCCTTAACATCCTTGTCCCaatttacccagcatctctcctctgcacatgttcaaaccaaggCAACCTTGCCTCTCTAGCTTTGTCTCCAaattgtccaacctgagctgaccctctaatgttctcattcctaatcctgtccctctagtcacacccaatgcaaatcttagcaactttaactctcccacctccagctctgtctccggactttttgtcagtgccaccgtctccaacccagaTAACAAAGCTtgtctcactactgtcttgtagaccttccttttctctcttgctggcacccgtctgccacaaatcactcctgaaactcttctctagcaactccaccctgcctgcactctcttcttcacctttcttccacaatctcTACTActatgtactgttgatcccaggtatttaaactcctccaccttcaccagctctactcccgcatcctcaccattcctgaCTTCCCTATTACTCACACATATGAGCTGTCTTGGttctactgatcttcattcctctcctctctagggcaTATTTCTAACTTTCTAGGATTCCTCTCAATCTGGCAATCTGTACTGTTCTCTACATATTGATCTAGCAAAATTTCACACTGAATGTCCTTCCTGACTTAACCTTCCCCTTTTTGACCTGAGTTTGGGTCCAGCACAAAGACAATCACTGGTTTGTACATCCTCGTGGTTGGGTTCAAGTGCTCTGTCACCCAGtcatccatcctttttccttaAGAGCCAATTGTCTGAGAAGTACATTTACTGACGCGAAGctaattttacaattgttttccTACCTAAACTCTTGATAACTTGTAACTGAATGAACGCGTTAAAAAAGTGGAACCTAAACCTGTTAGTATCTAGGTGTGTGTCATGTGTTTCTTTAATAACGGCATATTTGGGAATTATGTATGGGTGAGTCTGGCAGTATTTCGGGGAGGGGGTGTAACTAATAAAGGTtttgacagaataaaaaaaaaatgttactgagAAAGGTTTCGGTTGCACCGATACTGATATACAGCTACCACCGCAATAAATAAAGGCAATTCATGTGACGGTAAAGGATTATAGGCGGAGGGAGCGGGTTAGGCGGACTGGATCGGAAGCATAATTGTCCGGCCGAACTCTTCGATGAGGTTGGTTCGGCACATTTGTTCATCTGTGTACCGAAATTACCTGATCCAGGGGTGAAGATGAGTCAGCTCATATCCCACGATCAGACGCGAGGCTAACTgcagttctaaaaaaaaaatcaccagtccGTCACTGGGTACTGTAACTCGAACCAAAATTGAGTGTTTTGAGATTTCGCCTAGACTGCACTATT
This genomic window from Polypterus senegalus isolate Bchr_013 chromosome 12, ASM1683550v1, whole genome shotgun sequence contains:
- the LOC120540489 gene encoding hydroxycarboxylic acid receptor 2-like, which codes for MDDWCLFDGDTLLPILPPILLIEFVVGGLCNGIALWIFCFHIKTWNSSIILLFNLVLADFLLLLALPFRTKYYLQHKNWTLGDEFCRINLFMLAMNRTGSIFFLTAVALDRYFKVVHPYSRLSAPSVAKTICTSCILWLIATSMTAYILVKPKLKNDTGVNHCESFAISLSFDSHSLWHCSLFLLEIFLPLCIVLYCTCHFVRKLQKRELSKQGRIQKAIRLTIVVIIVFLLCFLPSSLTSIVIWIKRISYHKECQSFKVWDDTFYITMSLTYMSCVMDPVIYCFSSTTFQELYFFKVWNAFKKKTVTGVTDIRPQQSEDTTIASERPANHLLVHQGTMDRLVL